A window of Oncorhynchus kisutch isolate 150728-3 linkage group LG10, Okis_V2, whole genome shotgun sequence contains these coding sequences:
- the LOC109893572 gene encoding alpha-(1,3)-fucosyltransferase 9 isoform X1: MTCVGPNCRIGHQSLMGILLLGCLLTCLLYRPAITWLPVLAKHFQAEHKQDVTVLVWHWPFDHPFKLNSCRSLYNIEGCHLTADRELYSQADAVLIHHREIEEDLSNLPQDPRPSFQKWVWMNFESPAHTNRIPGLEDLFNVTLNYRQDADINMPYGSLVPQTKEREEFVPHKNRLVCWIVSNWNPGHKRTWYYMELRKFIRIHTYGDPFNKRVSLSEYRMIVASCKFYLSFENSVHKDYITEKLYNALKLGAVPVVMGPTRGNYEKFIPGDSFIHVDDFRSPRALAKHLLFLDENEEMYRKYFKWQRIHTVRINSFPIQNACNSCEYIRGHPENRMVTELDKWFWEE, from the coding sequence ATGACGTGTGTTGGACCAAATTGTAGAATTGGGCACCAGAGCCTGATGGGCATTCTCCTGCTGGGCTGCTTGCTGACCTGTCTACTGTACCGACCTGCTATCACCTGGCTCCCTGTCCTGGCCAAGCACTTCCAGGCGGAGCACAAACAGGACGTTACCGTGCTGGTCTGGCACTGGCCCTTTGACCATCCCTTTAAACTGAACTCCTGCAGGTCCTTGTACAACATCGAAGGCTGTCACCTGACAGcggacagagagctgtacagtcAAGCGGATGCCGTTCTCATCCACCACAGAGAAATCGAAGAGGATTTATCCAACCTGCCCCAAGATCCACGGCCCTCCTTCCAGAAATGGGTGTGGATGAATTTCGAATCGCCGGCACACACGAATAGAATACCTGGCTTGGAAGATCTGTTTAATGTGACTTTGAACTACAGGCAGGATGCAGACATCAACATGCCTTATGGCTCTCTCGTCCCTCAGactaaagagagggaggagtTTGTCCCACATAAAAACCGACTGGTCTGTTGGATCGTTAGCAACTGGAACCCAGGACACAAGAGGACTTGGTACTACATGGAGCTGCGCAAATTCATCAGGATTCACACCTACGGGGACCCTTTCAACAAAAGGGTATCTCTTAGTGAATACAGAATGATCGTGGCCAGCTGTAAATTCTACTTGTCTTTTGAGAACTCTGTCCATAAGGACTACATCACAGAAAAACTATATAACGCTCTCAAGTTGGGTGCAGTTCCTGTGGTCATGGGCCCGACAAGAGGGAACTATGAGAAGTTCATCCCTGGAGATTCCTTCATCCATGTGGATGACTTCCGCTCGCCCAGAGCCCTGGCCAAACACCTCCTCTTCTTGGACGAGAATGAGGAGATGTACCGTAAATACTTCAAGTGGCAGAGGATCCACACGGTCCGTATCAACAGCTTCCCCATTCAGAATGCTTGCAACAGCTGTGAGTACATCAGAGGCCACCCTGAGAATCGGATGGTTACTGAGCTCGATAAATGGTTCTGGGAGGAGTGA
- the LOC109893572 gene encoding alpha-(1,3)-fucosyltransferase 9 isoform X2, with product MATCYQNSHTGQMTCVGPNCRIGHQSLMGILLLGCLLTCLLYRPAITWLPVLAKHFQAEHKQDVTVLVWHWPFDHPFKLNSCRSLYNIEGCHLTADRELYSQADAVLIHHREIEEDLSNLPQDPRPSFQKWVWMNFESPAHTNRIPGLEDLFNVTLNYRQDADINMPYGSLVPQTKEREEFVPHKNRLVCWIVSNWNPGHKRTWYYMELRKFIRIHTYGDPFNKRVSLSEYRMIVASCKFYLSFENSVHKDYITEKLYNALKLGAVPVVMGPTRGNYEKFIPGDSFIHVDDFRSPRALAKHLLFLDENEEMYRKYFKWQRIHTVRINSFPIQNACNSCEYIRGHPENRMVTELDKWFWEE from the exons ATGGCAACTTGTTatcaaaacagtcacacag GCCAAATGACGTGTGTTGGACCAAATTGTAGAATTGGGCACCAGAGCCTGATGGGCATTCTCCTGCTGGGCTGCTTGCTGACCTGTCTACTGTACCGACCTGCTATCACCTGGCTCCCTGTCCTGGCCAAGCACTTCCAGGCGGAGCACAAACAGGACGTTACCGTGCTGGTCTGGCACTGGCCCTTTGACCATCCCTTTAAACTGAACTCCTGCAGGTCCTTGTACAACATCGAAGGCTGTCACCTGACAGcggacagagagctgtacagtcAAGCGGATGCCGTTCTCATCCACCACAGAGAAATCGAAGAGGATTTATCCAACCTGCCCCAAGATCCACGGCCCTCCTTCCAGAAATGGGTGTGGATGAATTTCGAATCGCCGGCACACACGAATAGAATACCTGGCTTGGAAGATCTGTTTAATGTGACTTTGAACTACAGGCAGGATGCAGACATCAACATGCCTTATGGCTCTCTCGTCCCTCAGactaaagagagggaggagtTTGTCCCACATAAAAACCGACTGGTCTGTTGGATCGTTAGCAACTGGAACCCAGGACACAAGAGGACTTGGTACTACATGGAGCTGCGCAAATTCATCAGGATTCACACCTACGGGGACCCTTTCAACAAAAGGGTATCTCTTAGTGAATACAGAATGATCGTGGCCAGCTGTAAATTCTACTTGTCTTTTGAGAACTCTGTCCATAAGGACTACATCACAGAAAAACTATATAACGCTCTCAAGTTGGGTGCAGTTCCTGTGGTCATGGGCCCGACAAGAGGGAACTATGAGAAGTTCATCCCTGGAGATTCCTTCATCCATGTGGATGACTTCCGCTCGCCCAGAGCCCTGGCCAAACACCTCCTCTTCTTGGACGAGAATGAGGAGATGTACCGTAAATACTTCAAGTGGCAGAGGATCCACACGGTCCGTATCAACAGCTTCCCCATTCAGAATGCTTGCAACAGCTGTGAGTACATCAGAGGCCACCCTGAGAATCGGATGGTTACTGAGCTCGATAAATGGTTCTGGGAGGAGTGA